The following proteins are encoded in a genomic region of Hydra vulgaris chromosome 05, alternate assembly HydraT2T_AEP:
- the LOC136080295 gene encoding uncharacterized protein LOC136080295 translates to MTSRKQNPFQTLIRIGIDSGGGSLKVIGNLFDPEKERCEDQNSHGTYSGINHFIVLAYCENLQETHKNLAILLDLLKLEDCKYVLAADLKIINILLGISSHGGMYACAWCEGECELFGGLTRTFLSLDLWHQRYMEAGYRSSEMKDYKV, encoded by the exons ATGACTTCCAGAAAGCAAAACCCTTTCCAAACATTAATACGAATTGGAATTGATTCAG gAGGTGGATCACTTAAGGTAATTGGTAACCTCTTTGATCCAGAAAAAGAACGATGCGAAGATCAAAATTCTCATGGAACATACTCTGGAATTAACCATTTCATAGTTCTTGCATATTGTGAAAACTTGCAGGAGACACACAAAAATTTAGCCATTTTATTGGATCTTCTAAAGCTAGAAGATTGTAAATATGTTCTTGCAgctgatttgaaaataattaatattcttCTTGGAATTTCA TCTCATGGCGGTATGTATGCTTGTGCTTGGTGTGAAGGAGAATGTGAACTTTTTGGTGGGTTGACAAGAACATTTTTATCATTGGATCTATGGCATCAAAGGTACATGGAAGCTGGTTATCGAAGTTCTGAAATGAAAGATTATAAGGTGtaa